Proteins found in one Amycolatopsis umgeniensis genomic segment:
- a CDS encoding non-ribosomal peptide synthetase: MTDTLPVTGGHGPPLSYPDTTLSGLILAQATRTPDAVAVRQGDARLTYRELVASATGVARLLWARGAGPGTRVGVCADRRPELISTVVGVLLSGAAYVPLEPGGPKARLAEIAADAGISLVVGDRARAEFGATEGIEALDVPPPADGPAECPAGPDDLVHLLYTSGSTGRPKGVLTSHRNVVAFVTGFAAALGIRPGIRTLGLSSLAFDAFTMDVFVPLAHGGSVQFAGAADRADPERLRRFLVEHDVEWGFVTPTLLSMVDPAAVPGWRVVACGGEPVPADLAARWLPGRRFFNAYGPTETTVVVVTDEVTGIPADPLPLGRPTPNHRAYVVDAELRPVVPGEIGELLIGGPGLALGYLGSPELTAAKFVEDPITPGERLYRTGDLVRELPDGRLEFAGRADRQVKVRGQRIELGEVEAALTDHPDVDAAAVVAVPGQAGTRLVAFLAPASAPSDVDELGRDRLTAAMHPAAVRVLDRLPVNPVTGKIDRPALRDLAEAALAGQREDLGALGTPAERSVAAIWRRVLGDGAGTDFLASGGNSIAAMRLVAALRAELAADVATEDVFASGTLGGLTRRVAAASPLTGPGLTTGHAPVLSPQQRRMWFLDQLAPDAAPYNIAMAFRLTGALDIDALCHALRAVTERHDVLRWRIRAVDGTPLADRLPSADVPLPVAPVTEDGLRARLAADAATPVHLDREAPWRVRLYRLGETEHVLGFTLHHAVFDGWSQDLLCADLSAAYRGEPLPPPVASYADYAVWRAGRDERREAVDVAWWTGHLTGAPATVDLPRDRPRPAVQTYRGASLRQSFPDGSAEAVRALAARTGATRAGVLLAAFGQLLRRLTGATDHLVATVVADRQLAECQEVAGFFVDIVPMRLRADDAADFATHVREGGAELLAATAHPAAPVERLVEALGVPRDPAHAPLVQVMFNVLNFTEPHLDLPGVASAWLPVDKPGSPFDLTVYVHDDGVELLYNPDLFDHARMAGLAEDYVALLGALAAAPDAPVGTSVPELPRAGVRTAAPGATIRARARPPSVAADPAALAVTEAVIARAWCDVLGVAEVGHTDNFFDVGGHSLAVARVHAQLTARLARRIPMVDLFTHPTVRALATHLHSGGAAGPELARAAERVAARRGRIQTRRPRRTTGQAGPE; this comes from the coding sequence GTGACCGACACCTTGCCCGTCACGGGCGGCCACGGCCCGCCACTGTCCTATCCGGACACCACGCTCAGCGGGCTGATCCTCGCCCAGGCCACACGCACCCCGGACGCCGTCGCCGTCCGGCAGGGGGACGCCCGGCTCACCTACCGCGAACTGGTCGCGTCGGCGACCGGCGTCGCCCGGCTGCTGTGGGCCAGGGGTGCCGGGCCCGGCACCCGCGTCGGCGTCTGCGCGGACCGGCGGCCGGAGCTGATCTCGACCGTCGTGGGCGTACTGCTGTCCGGGGCCGCCTACGTACCGCTCGAACCCGGCGGCCCGAAGGCACGGCTGGCCGAAATCGCCGCGGACGCCGGGATCTCCCTCGTCGTCGGCGATCGCGCGCGGGCCGAATTCGGTGCCACGGAGGGCATCGAGGCTCTCGACGTACCCCCGCCCGCGGACGGGCCCGCCGAATGCCCCGCCGGGCCGGACGACCTCGTCCACCTCCTCTACACCTCCGGCTCCACCGGCCGCCCCAAGGGTGTGCTGACCAGTCACCGCAACGTGGTCGCGTTCGTCACCGGGTTCGCCGCCGCACTCGGGATCCGGCCCGGCATCCGGACGCTCGGCCTCTCCTCACTCGCCTTCGACGCCTTCACCATGGACGTGTTCGTCCCGCTGGCGCACGGCGGATCGGTCCAGTTCGCCGGCGCCGCCGACCGGGCCGACCCCGAACGGCTGCGGCGGTTCCTCGTCGAGCACGACGTCGAGTGGGGCTTCGTCACGCCGACACTGCTGTCCATGGTGGACCCGGCGGCCGTTCCCGGCTGGCGCGTCGTCGCGTGCGGTGGCGAGCCGGTGCCCGCGGATCTCGCCGCGCGCTGGCTGCCGGGCCGGAGGTTCTTCAACGCCTACGGCCCGACCGAGACCACCGTCGTGGTCGTCACCGACGAGGTCACCGGCATCCCCGCGGACCCACTGCCGCTCGGCCGCCCGACGCCGAACCACCGGGCGTACGTCGTGGACGCCGAGCTGCGGCCGGTCGTACCCGGCGAGATCGGCGAGCTGCTCATCGGCGGTCCGGGCCTCGCGCTCGGCTACCTCGGCAGCCCGGAGCTGACCGCCGCGAAGTTCGTCGAAGACCCGATCACGCCGGGGGAGCGGCTCTACCGCACCGGCGATCTTGTCCGCGAGCTGCCCGACGGCCGTCTCGAATTCGCGGGCCGCGCCGACCGGCAGGTGAAGGTCCGCGGCCAGCGGATCGAGCTGGGCGAAGTGGAGGCCGCGCTCACCGATCACCCCGACGTCGACGCCGCCGCCGTGGTGGCCGTCCCAGGGCAGGCGGGCACCCGGCTGGTGGCCTTCCTGGCTCCCGCGTCCGCACCGTCCGATGTGGACGAACTCGGCCGGGACCGGCTCACCGCGGCGATGCACCCGGCCGCCGTCCGGGTGCTCGACCGTCTTCCGGTCAATCCGGTCACCGGCAAGATCGACCGGCCCGCGCTGCGCGACCTGGCCGAAGCGGCACTGGCGGGACAACGGGAGGACCTCGGCGCGCTCGGCACCCCGGCCGAACGCTCGGTCGCGGCCATCTGGCGGCGAGTGCTCGGCGACGGCGCGGGGACGGATTTCCTGGCCTCGGGCGGGAACTCGATCGCCGCGATGCGCCTGGTCGCGGCCCTGCGGGCGGAGCTGGCCGCGGACGTCGCCACAGAGGACGTCTTCGCGAGCGGCACTCTCGGCGGGCTCACCCGGCGGGTCGCGGCCGCGTCACCGCTGACCGGGCCGGGGCTGACCACCGGCCACGCGCCCGTGCTGTCCCCGCAGCAGCGGCGGATGTGGTTCCTCGACCAGCTCGCCCCGGACGCCGCGCCGTACAACATCGCGATGGCGTTCCGGCTGACCGGCGCGCTCGACATCGACGCGCTGTGCCACGCCTTGCGCGCGGTCACCGAGCGGCACGACGTGCTCCGCTGGCGGATCCGGGCCGTCGACGGCACGCCACTGGCGGATCGCCTGCCGTCGGCGGACGTTCCGCTGCCGGTGGCGCCGGTGACCGAGGACGGCCTGCGGGCCCGGCTGGCCGCCGACGCCGCGACTCCGGTGCACCTCGACCGTGAGGCTCCCTGGCGCGTGCGGCTCTACCGGCTCGGCGAGACGGAGCACGTGCTCGGCTTCACGCTGCATCACGCGGTGTTCGACGGCTGGTCGCAGGATCTGCTGTGCGCAGACCTGTCGGCGGCCTACCGGGGCGAGCCCTTGCCGCCGCCGGTGGCGTCCTACGCGGACTACGCGGTGTGGCGGGCCGGGCGCGACGAACGCCGGGAGGCCGTCGACGTCGCCTGGTGGACCGGACATCTCACCGGCGCACCGGCCACAGTGGACCTTCCGCGTGACCGGCCGCGCCCGGCCGTGCAGACCTACCGGGGCGCGAGCCTGCGTCAGTCCTTTCCGGACGGTTCCGCCGAAGCGGTCCGGGCACTGGCCGCCCGCACCGGCGCGACGCGCGCCGGGGTGCTGCTCGCCGCGTTCGGCCAGCTGCTGCGGCGGCTCACCGGCGCGACCGACCACCTGGTCGCCACGGTCGTCGCGGACCGGCAGCTCGCCGAGTGCCAGGAGGTCGCGGGGTTCTTCGTGGACATCGTGCCGATGCGGCTGCGGGCCGACGACGCCGCGGACTTCGCCACGCACGTCCGCGAAGGCGGCGCGGAACTCCTCGCCGCGACCGCGCATCCGGCCGCGCCGGTCGAGCGGCTCGTCGAGGCGCTCGGCGTGCCCCGTGATCCCGCGCACGCCCCGCTCGTGCAGGTGATGTTCAACGTCCTGAACTTCACCGAGCCGCACCTCGACCTGCCCGGCGTTGCCTCGGCGTGGCTGCCGGTCGACAAGCCGGGGTCGCCGTTCGACCTCACGGTGTACGTCCACGACGACGGCGTCGAACTGCTGTACAACCCGGATCTGTTCGACCACGCCCGGATGGCCGGACTCGCCGAGGACTACGTCGCTCTGCTCGGCGCGCTGGCCGCGGCGCCGGACGCGCCGGTCGGGACGAGTGTGCCGGAGCTGCCTCGGGCGGGTGTCCGCACCGCCGCGCCGGGGGCGACGATCCGCGCCAGGGCACGGCCGCCGTCGGTGGCCGCGGATCCGGCGGCGCTCGCCGTGACCGAGGCCGTGATCGCTCGTGCCTGGTGCGACGTCCTCGGCGTCGCCGAAGTCGGGCACACCGACAACTTCTTCGACGTGGGCGGGCATTCGCTCGCCGTGGCCCGGGTGCACGCCCAGCTCACCGCCCGGCTCGCCCGCCGGATCCCGATGGTCGATCTGTTCACCCACCCCACCGTCCGCGCCCTCGCCACGCATCTGCACTCCGGCGGCGCCGCCGGCCCGGAACTGGCCCGCGCCGCCGAACGCGTCGCCGCCCGCCGCGGCCGCATCCAGACCAGAAGACCCCGCCGCACCACCGGCCAGGCCGGCCCCGAATAG
- a CDS encoding SDR family NAD(P)-dependent oxidoreductase, translated as MNHLPETGTGDPGAEPIAIVGLDVRVPGARDARQFWRNLVDGVESIVSATREEMIARGAETATVDDPSWVNATAMVDGFDEFDAELFGMTSREAEITDPQHRLFLQACHAALTDAGYDPARFDGAIGVYGGSGGTGYLKENLLRNERILASQHGGIGISTGNQPSYLTTSVSYKLDLRGPSLAVFTACSTSLVAVHLACEALRNGECDMALAGGVNLEMPHGIGYMGVDGFTSPDGHVRAFDAGANGTVWSSGAGVVLVKRLSQAIEDGDHIRGVVLGNAINNDGATKVGFSAPSVSGQTEAVAQAVGMAGVDPRTIGYVEAHGTGTALGDPMEITALSTVYGDGVTDTGWCAIGSVKSNIGHLSQAAGVVSLIKAVLVMEHGLIPPTINYDEPNPGIDFPASPFYPARGVTKWEAGQVPRRAGVSSFGVGGTNAHVVLEEAPIPQRFRTPHPAHLLRVSANTAEALSDAVDGLAERLAGDIDLDLADVAHTLAAGRTEYPHRAVVVARDPEDAIDGLRDSRRLVSGQAAETNVAFLFPGQGSQYAGMGAELYEAEPVFAAAVDECLRLLEAELPELRDLIFSAGGEQALRETRVTQPALFVVEYALAKLWQSWDVRPAAMIGHSVGEYVAATVAGVFTLPDALNLVATRGRLMQSMPAGAMLAVQLDEESVVTRLPGALAVAGVNGPGTCVVAGPSDAVADFAATLKASGVQCRELVTSHAFHSPMMDPVLAEFTEAVAAVTRTAPDLPFLSNVTGDWITDAQATDPAYWASHLRQAVRFGDCVKSLFARGGRWALVECGPGHQLAGLARGQVPKGMPAPQPSLPGRTERIGDVETLYGAAGLLWTNGVSLQARMFGAPGHRVPLPGYPYARKRYWVDPDPVTATQPARSTGPLPLSEWFAVPAWRQAEPDLRREPFANALVFAADDVLPGLLREAGVTVTEVRPGDGFAATETGFTVRPGVREDYDALVAALPDRPERVVHAWTLAGEERGMAAQDHGFFSVLNLVQAWGEPVRIDVLSTGTADVTGTDLTRPEHATLAGIARVVPLEVPGTVVRRIDADRPQDFVAELFRPADAAAEVALRAGRRWVLDHTQIELPSAAEPVLREGGRYLITGGTGGIGITLAEDLARRVRAKLVLLARTGLPPRAEWDAHLAAHGGTDRAGRTMLAVRRMEAAGAVVHVAAADVTDAARLREVRELAEREFGGLDGIVHAAGMPGGGVAEVKERAAAEAVLAPKIAGTLALAEAFADLPMDFVALCSSITAVVGGIGQVDYCAANNFLDAYARGSHGWRARLVSHAWGGWDEVGMAAEVAAPTTIRTARSRALGPVEHPVLTTRTEDGAHGLVSAATHWLLDEHRIAGVPVVPGTGHLETVRAAVAAALPKPGDGHVVELRDVAFLEPFGVPDGATAEYRVEFDGDDFTVTSHVAGASRTHVRGSAGWVAAEPVSTVDIEAVAGQTEPIDDGHGFGTGRTSMVTFGPRWAALREHRIGAQEELATITAPDAAAGDVGAWGLHPALLDVATAFGRGRGSGTYLPMSYGRIVVHDMLPASFRSHLRYRDSGGDQVVAADLSLCDETGRVLVTIEDFVLRQVDQDAVGGSLSAPMMSTVDTAPTSTGIRPVDGAEAFVRALAPGLGGQVVISTLPVRELIEHRVSAEELDEPGEALVRVSEDDYVAPRTDLEAEIARQWTELLGVEKIGVHDDFFTLGGNSLVAIQLIAQVRKATGTRLAMKTLFEASTVATLVERIEELRDGKAEAPAEPARTTIPKLER; from the coding sequence GTGAACCACCTTCCCGAAACCGGCACCGGCGATCCCGGAGCCGAACCGATCGCTATCGTCGGATTGGACGTGCGCGTGCCCGGCGCGCGGGACGCGCGGCAGTTCTGGCGCAACCTCGTCGACGGCGTCGAGTCGATCGTGTCCGCCACCCGCGAGGAGATGATCGCCCGCGGCGCCGAAACGGCCACCGTGGACGATCCGAGCTGGGTGAACGCCACGGCCATGGTCGACGGCTTCGACGAGTTCGACGCGGAGCTGTTCGGCATGACCAGCCGCGAGGCCGAGATCACCGACCCGCAGCATCGGCTGTTCCTCCAGGCGTGCCACGCCGCGCTCACCGACGCGGGCTACGACCCGGCCCGCTTCGACGGCGCGATCGGCGTCTACGGCGGGTCCGGGGGCACCGGCTACCTGAAGGAGAACCTGCTGCGCAACGAGCGGATCCTCGCCTCGCAGCACGGCGGTATCGGCATCTCGACCGGCAACCAGCCGAGCTACCTGACGACTTCGGTGTCGTACAAGCTCGACCTGCGCGGCCCGAGCCTCGCGGTGTTCACCGCCTGCTCGACTTCCCTGGTCGCGGTGCACCTGGCCTGCGAGGCGCTGCGCAACGGCGAGTGCGACATGGCCCTGGCGGGCGGGGTCAACCTGGAGATGCCGCATGGCATCGGCTACATGGGTGTCGACGGCTTCACTTCGCCGGACGGCCACGTGCGCGCTTTCGACGCCGGCGCCAACGGCACGGTCTGGAGCAGCGGCGCCGGGGTCGTGCTGGTGAAGCGGCTGTCGCAGGCGATCGAGGACGGCGACCACATCCGGGGCGTCGTACTGGGCAACGCGATCAACAACGACGGCGCCACCAAGGTCGGCTTCTCCGCGCCCAGCGTGTCCGGGCAGACGGAGGCCGTCGCGCAGGCCGTCGGCATGGCCGGTGTCGACCCGCGCACCATCGGCTACGTCGAGGCGCACGGCACCGGCACCGCGCTGGGCGACCCGATGGAGATCACCGCACTGTCCACTGTGTACGGAGACGGGGTCACGGACACCGGCTGGTGCGCTATCGGCTCGGTGAAGTCCAACATCGGCCACCTGTCGCAGGCGGCGGGCGTGGTCTCGTTGATCAAGGCCGTGCTCGTCATGGAGCACGGGCTGATCCCGCCGACCATCAACTACGACGAACCCAACCCGGGTATCGACTTCCCGGCGAGCCCGTTCTACCCGGCGCGCGGGGTGACGAAGTGGGAGGCGGGCCAGGTGCCGCGGCGGGCGGGCGTCAGCTCGTTCGGCGTCGGTGGCACCAACGCGCACGTCGTGCTCGAGGAGGCGCCGATCCCACAGCGGTTCCGGACGCCGCACCCGGCGCACCTGCTGCGGGTTTCGGCCAACACCGCGGAAGCGCTGTCGGACGCGGTCGACGGGCTGGCCGAGCGGCTGGCCGGGGACATCGACCTCGATCTCGCCGACGTGGCCCACACCCTCGCCGCCGGGCGCACCGAGTACCCGCACCGCGCGGTCGTCGTCGCCCGTGACCCGGAGGACGCGATCGACGGGCTGCGGGACTCCCGGCGCCTCGTGTCCGGACAGGCCGCGGAGACGAACGTGGCGTTCCTCTTTCCCGGGCAGGGTTCCCAATACGCCGGGATGGGCGCCGAGCTGTACGAGGCCGAGCCGGTGTTCGCCGCGGCCGTCGACGAGTGCCTGCGGCTGCTCGAAGCCGAGCTGCCGGAGCTGCGCGACCTGATCTTCTCGGCCGGTGGCGAGCAGGCGCTGCGGGAAACCCGCGTGACCCAGCCCGCGCTGTTCGTCGTCGAGTACGCGTTGGCGAAGCTGTGGCAGAGCTGGGACGTGCGGCCCGCGGCGATGATCGGTCACTCGGTCGGCGAGTACGTCGCCGCCACCGTCGCCGGGGTCTTCACCCTGCCGGACGCGCTGAACCTGGTCGCCACGCGCGGCCGTCTGATGCAGTCGATGCCCGCCGGGGCGATGCTGGCCGTCCAGCTCGACGAGGAGAGCGTCGTCACGCGGCTGCCGGGCGCCCTCGCGGTCGCCGGGGTGAACGGGCCCGGCACTTGCGTCGTGGCCGGGCCGTCGGACGCGGTCGCGGACTTCGCGGCGACGCTCAAGGCCAGCGGCGTGCAGTGCCGCGAGCTGGTGACCTCGCACGCGTTCCACTCGCCGATGATGGACCCGGTGCTGGCCGAGTTCACCGAGGCCGTCGCCGCCGTCACCCGCACCGCGCCCGACCTGCCGTTCCTGTCGAACGTCACGGGCGACTGGATCACCGACGCCCAGGCCACCGACCCCGCCTACTGGGCCTCCCACCTGCGCCAGGCCGTCCGGTTCGGCGACTGCGTCAAGTCCCTGTTCGCGCGCGGCGGCCGCTGGGCGCTCGTCGAATGCGGCCCGGGGCACCAGCTGGCCGGGCTGGCCCGCGGCCAGGTCCCGAAGGGCATGCCCGCGCCGCAGCCGAGCCTGCCGGGGCGCACCGAGCGCATCGGCGACGTCGAAACACTGTACGGCGCGGCCGGTCTCTTGTGGACGAACGGGGTTTCCCTCCAGGCGCGGATGTTCGGCGCGCCCGGCCACCGGGTACCGCTGCCCGGCTACCCGTACGCGCGCAAGCGGTACTGGGTCGACCCGGATCCGGTCACGGCCACCCAGCCCGCGCGGTCGACCGGTCCGCTGCCCCTGTCCGAATGGTTCGCTGTCCCGGCGTGGCGGCAGGCGGAACCCGACCTGAGACGTGAGCCCTTCGCGAACGCGCTCGTCTTCGCCGCCGACGACGTCCTGCCCGGCCTGCTGCGCGAAGCCGGAGTGACGGTCACCGAAGTGCGTCCCGGCGACGGGTTCGCCGCGACGGAGACCGGATTCACCGTCCGGCCCGGGGTGCGCGAGGACTACGACGCGCTCGTGGCCGCGCTGCCCGACCGGCCCGAACGGGTCGTGCACGCCTGGACGCTGGCCGGGGAAGAGCGTGGCATGGCCGCCCAGGACCACGGGTTCTTCAGCGTGCTCAACCTCGTCCAGGCCTGGGGCGAGCCGGTGCGGATCGACGTGCTGAGCACCGGCACCGCCGACGTCACCGGTACCGACCTGACCCGCCCCGAGCACGCGACCCTCGCCGGTATCGCCAGGGTGGTGCCGCTGGAGGTCCCGGGCACGGTGGTGCGCCGGATCGACGCCGACCGCCCACAGGACTTCGTCGCCGAACTGTTCCGCCCGGCCGACGCGGCGGCCGAGGTCGCGCTGCGGGCAGGCCGTCGCTGGGTGCTGGACCACACGCAGATCGAACTGCCCTCGGCCGCCGAGCCGGTGCTGCGTGAAGGCGGCCGGTACCTGATCACGGGCGGGACCGGCGGCATCGGCATCACGCTCGCCGAGGACCTCGCCCGCCGGGTGAGGGCGAAGCTCGTGCTGCTCGCCCGCACCGGGCTGCCGCCGCGCGCGGAGTGGGACGCGCATCTCGCCGCGCACGGCGGCACCGACCGCGCCGGGCGCACGATGCTCGCCGTGCGGCGGATGGAGGCCGCGGGCGCGGTGGTGCACGTCGCCGCCGCCGACGTCACCGACGCGGCACGCCTGCGCGAGGTGCGTGAGCTGGCCGAGCGCGAGTTCGGCGGCCTCGACGGGATCGTGCACGCCGCCGGGATGCCCGGCGGCGGTGTCGCCGAGGTGAAGGAGCGGGCCGCGGCCGAGGCCGTGCTGGCCCCGAAGATCGCCGGGACGCTGGCTCTCGCCGAGGCGTTCGCCGACCTGCCGATGGACTTCGTCGCGCTGTGCTCGTCGATCACCGCGGTGGTGGGCGGCATCGGACAGGTCGACTACTGCGCCGCCAACAACTTCCTCGACGCCTACGCGCGGGGAAGCCACGGCTGGCGGGCGCGGCTGGTCTCGCATGCCTGGGGTGGCTGGGACGAGGTCGGCATGGCCGCGGAGGTGGCCGCGCCGACCACGATCCGCACCGCCCGGTCGCGGGCACTCGGCCCGGTCGAGCATCCCGTGCTCACCACGCGCACCGAGGACGGCGCGCACGGCCTCGTCTCGGCGGCCACGCACTGGCTGCTCGACGAGCACCGGATCGCCGGGGTGCCGGTGGTACCGGGCACGGGACACCTGGAGACCGTCCGCGCGGCGGTGGCGGCGGCACTGCCGAAACCCGGTGACGGGCACGTCGTCGAGCTGCGGGACGTCGCGTTCCTGGAGCCGTTCGGTGTCCCGGACGGCGCCACCGCGGAGTACCGCGTGGAGTTCGACGGCGACGACTTCACCGTGACCAGCCACGTCGCCGGCGCGAGCCGGACCCACGTGCGCGGCTCCGCAGGGTGGGTCGCGGCCGAGCCGGTGTCCACTGTGGACATCGAGGCGGTGGCAGGGCAGACCGAGCCGATCGACGACGGGCACGGCTTCGGCACCGGCCGCACCAGCATGGTCACCTTCGGCCCGCGTTGGGCGGCGCTGCGCGAACACCGCATCGGCGCACAGGAGGAGCTGGCCACGATCACGGCTCCCGACGCGGCGGCGGGTGACGTCGGCGCGTGGGGTCTGCACCCGGCACTGCTGGACGTCGCGACCGCTTTCGGCCGCGGCCGGGGGAGCGGCACCTACCTGCCGATGAGCTACGGCCGGATCGTCGTGCACGACATGCTCCCGGCGAGTTTCCGCAGCCACCTGCGCTACCGCGACTCCGGCGGCGACCAGGTGGTGGCGGCCGACCTCTCGCTGTGCGACGAGACCGGCCGCGTGCTCGTCACGATCGAGGACTTCGTGCTGCGCCAGGTCGATCAGGACGCCGTGGGAGGCAGCCTTTCGGCACCTATGATGTCCACAGTGGACACTGCGCCGACCTCGACCGGGATCCGGCCGGTGGACGGCGCCGAGGCGTTCGTCCGGGCGCTGGCCCCCGGCCTCGGCGGGCAGGTGGTGATCAGCACCCTCCCGGTGCGGGAGCTGATCGAGCACCGGGTCAGCGCCGAGGAGCTCGACGAACCCGGCGAAGCGCTGGTGAGGGTTTCGGAGGACGACTACGTCGCCCCGCGCACCGACCTCGAGGCTGAGATCGCCCGCCAGTGGACCGAGCTGCTCGGCGTGGAGAAGATCGGCGTGCACGACGACTTCTTCACCCTGGGCGGCAACTCACTGGTCGCCATCCAGCTCATCGCCCAGGTGCGCAAGGCCACCGGTACGCGGCTGGCGATGAAGACGCTGTTCGAAGCGTCCACAGTGGCCACTCTGGTCGAGCGGATCGAGGAGCTGCGCGACGGCAAGGCCGAGGCGCCGGCCGAACCCGCCCGGACCACCATCCCGAAGCTCGAGCGCTAG